A stretch of Mucilaginibacter terrae DNA encodes these proteins:
- a CDS encoding DUF3289 family protein: protein MGNGYWSATLDITIHDHFGLDKIDALTYQKYHYGFADWWILQHKRDYRPFETVIHVKKLITGHF from the coding sequence ATGGGTAATGGTTATTGGTCGGCAACTTTAGACATTACGATTCATGATCATTTTGGTTTAGACAAGATCGATGCATTAACATATCAAAAATATCATTATGGATTTGCTGACTGGTGGATTCTTCAACACAAAAGAGATTATCGACCATTTGAAACGGTAATACACGTTAAAAAATTAATTACAGGCCATTTTTAA